The genomic interval caacacagcattcacctatcattattttcttttaaaagagaaaactgaaagtAGAATCTGAcatcagaaaacaagaaaattatatttacacaGAATGGTGTCTAACccttaaataatttaagttaaattgttattccaccaaatcgtattttgcttgtttttctttagtgtaATGTAATTGCTTGGTTGAATTCAGTTACTTCTCacaagttatttaattaataatgcATCTATCGTGTAATCACTGAAATCAGTATCTACTCACAAACCTGCAGTGAAGAAACAAGAAGGTTGAGAAAGGAAACAGACTTATTGATGTACCTATAGTTAAATATCATTTCATAAAATAGGTCTTGCAAACGTATCCATAGCGattctactttttaaattatgtcaAATTGCTGCCACGTTTATGTACTCTATTAAATTTTTAGGTGATATAAtaacacaaagtgaaacatatGCTGAAGTAAAAGGAAAGTGGTTCACACATAtccagagaaatattttttgtccgTTCTTTTTGATGTGGTGCTCCGCCActcatattgtgtttttatgtagtTCAAAAACTTTGGTCTTGTTTGGACAGAATGTCTTCTTTCTCATATTGTGTCGGAATCTTGCAAGCTACTAATGTTGTCCTGTCCATATATTCACCCGTCTGAGCAtttgatctctgcagctcctccagagtaaccTTACACCCCTCAGCTACTTCTCTGACTAATGTCATCCTGGCCTGGCCTGGGTGTTTATGTGAATGGCCATATTGCCTGGTTATATAGCTTTACTGTGTTCTGTCCATGTTTAGATGATGGATTCAACAGCACTCTGTGAGATGTTTCAATCTGGGATATTGTTTTAACAAACCAACCCTGCTTTTAACTTGttcacaactttattctttaCCTGTCTGGTTTGTTTCTGACTCCCCAAGGGTAGAAAAGACAACcagacattttttaagaaaattttgAAACGCAAGGTTTTTccttgtatttttaaatttcaattattACCCTCCCCTCACCCTTTCCTTCACCCCCAccccttacacacacacatgcacgacCACCcccgcacgcgcacacacatacacacatacacacagctCTCCAAAATCAATACAAGAAAATTtgtcaaaaagttcaagaggtataTCTGtgtgagaaaattaaaatgttgcaaacagaaatgtgtggTAGGATAAACTAATCCGCATAAACAGTGAGTATCATAAAAGAGTGAGTAATGTCACAATTCTTGATAATTTCTTTATAACTCCTCCTGTTATAAATACCCAGTTTGTTTATGATCTTTGTTTCGTTTGTTGTCATATGACGACAAACGAAACTCAAAGCGCTACGATCAGACCACTTTCACATCCTcgtcatgttttactgtcagtACCGACACCTAATAAAGTGAGAACGGTCTTCTAATGGCACGACCAGGCACATGACTGAACTTCTGCATGTTCAAAGGTTACTGGGACAGCGCTCTCGTGGTGTTGGAATATGTTTGGCTCACATGTAGGGAAAGCAGTAACATTATGTAAGTCTTTATATAATCTGCATCAGCGAACATGAATGACACCCCTGGTCCAAGTGTCTGCCTGCATCCTCTGTGGAGATGGCCTGCAAATGGGCTGCACTCCACCGATACTCgttttttatttgctcagaGTGCTTTTTTGTAGGTAGAGCAGAGAAGCTGCTCTTTGTCTCACACTAAACATCCTGCGACTATTTTGTTGAGTATTAATCAAATACTCTTGGAGAGTGGAAACACAAAGAGTGGAACAGAGCATACTCAGAGGATAGATTGGTGTAGGATTCACCTTGTCTAGCATTACACAGGTCATGTTTCTTCTCCATTTACATCTACCTATGTTTCCTGAGACTAATTTTGACCTTAGCAATATTCATCaggaaaaagcaaacaaacctGACATTGTTATTTGCTTAAGACTTGACTTAATCCAGAGATATTAATCCCTCCTTTTTGTGTGGTATGGAAGTGACTCATCACTCTCAACAAGTGTACAAAAACAGACTGTGACTGCTGTCTGTGCTGCAGGTGTCCTAACCTTCTCACCCTGACGTTGTCCGGCTGCGCACACATCACCGACCAGGACGTGGTCTCTGTACTGCAGAGGTGCAAGAAACTGCGCAGCCTACGACTAGAAAACTGCGTGCGCATCACAGACCGAAGCCTGCAAGGTGTAGCAGAGCACGGGGACAACCTGGAGGAAGTAAGAGTGGATTTCTGCAGGAACATCACTAAGGCGGGGCTGCAGAGCTGTAAGGAGATGAGACCGGTCATCCAGCTGACCGCGGAGAGGAGCGCTGATATGATTCCTGATAACAAACCTGAAGAGAAGGAGCCACTTAGCAAAGCACTGCAGAAATTCCTCCTGTACTCCTGAAGAAAACTCCTAATGGATAAAACACTTCTGACACTTTTAAATGAGGACTTGACAGTGATGATTATGCTCCTtttgataaattattattttgagattaaattttaataacattttgtacattttatattCCCCCTTTAATAGATTTTGTTTCCTATTAAGACCAATGCAGTTTCTTCAAAGTCTTATCTCGATGTGGCCTTAACTCTGATTCTTAACTCACACTTTAATACTGtaattatttcactttgatGATTGAGCAACCGGTTTGTAGTTTGCTTTTGTAAATTATACCATCTCTACATGTGTATGAAGACAATAAGGACCTGGATGGCTGCTAagacaaaaatcataaaagagaagatttattttgttcctacacaaatggttaaaaaaactCTCAATGCCTTTTTGTTTCAGTAGCACAGAGATTgtattatctttgtttttttatgtacaaaaaatgttaaattaaagtttgcCATTTTATGAGGAAGTATGAGTCAGACAATTTCTTGGCAATATATTTCTTGGTACTAGTGATTTCCTGGAGGATTCCTGGAACATTTGTCTTCCAATCTAAGATATGTTCAAAGGTAAATTTATTATCTGATGACAGTTTATTATCAACACAGCAAATCCAAAACTGCCCAAGTATTCATAATTCTTGAAAGCCTTTAATAGACAAGGTTTCTACACAAATTCTCTCTATAAAGATGCATACATGCAGGGTGTGACTTCTCCGATATGACCTTTATATATGTGTTGGGAAAATATGCTTACTGGAAACATTGACTCATAGAATTGCATAAATACTTACCATCCAGTTTATTATGTCATGCTAGCTAGAACAATGTTAAACCTTATTTTGTCTTAAGAACTGTCTTAATTCGTCCTGACATGCAGCAGATAAACAAGTATCAAAtacattattaatttttttcagcttaaataattttaacaagaCCGTTTTCACACAAATGTCAACAACCCAGGTAATTCTCAAATACAAAGAAATCAAAGTAAGTCAGTGTATGAATGGGCTGACTTACTTTTTATTACCTGCAggcaataaaaatatgacatttaaaactagaatattaaatcagcccataaaaacatttaatatagaAATGCTGGCTTATTGAAAACTAAGTTTAGCACCAGCGTAAAGTTTATTgacaaaaagtacttttaatctgacaaactgtCCTCATCTGAATGGACATTCTAATCTATTGAATATTACTGTATTTACAGTCAATAAATTTCAATGAAATTACTTGGCtgttctttgcattttttgtgtCACCTTTATTTTGCCGTCCAAAATATTGACAGTAAAACGTAAAATGTCACGAAAACAACACCGCGATCACATCTCcgattcagtttgttttattcccAGAGTCAGCTGGAAAATGTATGTTCACATTTCTGTGtagtaaactaaatatttcagcaacagTTTTATAGCTGAAACTTTAATCaagataaaaagttttatttttatggcacTGATCCAGACAATGTGATAAAGAAGAGATTTATCTGGGCGTCCCAAGGGATGTTTCATCTAAGTCTGTGGAATGTCTCTTTGCTTGTGCTGATGAATGATAGTTTAATTGAATTTATGACACATTTTCTATACTCTGGCCAAATAagcatttaaaagttaaatctCTGTGAATTAAAAGTGACAGACTatactaaattacaaataaagaatGTGAAGCTAAACCAGCCCCCcacaaacattcaaaaaatTGTAGACACAAGCagttgttttggagcaacaggATGTtgatcaattttgtttttgggacTATTACTGATGCGTCAATCTACAAGCTACAGTTTGATCTTGCTGCTTGAGCTCAGTTTAGAAAAAATCCATAATGCTTAGGGATCCATCTCAAAACCAAGAGCATAATATAGTAGTTTGATTTCATTAGACCGCCTGGTTTCTGTAGGTCAGTAGTTTAAGTACATCCATCATTAATATGAGCATCATAAATGCTTTACTAATGCATTTAAACTGCTATAGTCTTGTAATAATTATTTAGACACtttcaaaattataaatacaggCTCAAATTCATATATACACTCcaaattttaatgtgaaaaaaaaaatgctatttgcAAGTTGCAaaaggaaattttttttgtgaccACCAGCAAGCTTCTGATATACTGCTGCAAAGAATTTTGACAAGTACTCTTTTCACAAATGGGAGGGGTTATTTAAATGGGATGACTTCCTTGTATTAATTCATCCCTCATAAAttttcaatggggttaaggtcaaAGCCATTCCAGAAGCTAAATGGTAATTTCCTCTTCTTGGTCTGAAACCACTTTTGGAACAATATTTCAACCATCTATCTGTTACATTGCAATGAAAATGAAGATTGTGGATGCAACTATGTTGAACATTTGGGGACTATTCCTAAAGCTAAAGTCCATGCGAGGAATACTGGTAAATTGGTAGTAATTGTTAATGGctttaaaatgtctgctttCTCTCCAACCTCCTACAAGATTTGTCCAAATAAAATTGGGAGTGTATGACAAATCTTTTGCCTTTTAAGCCTTTCAAGCCTTTTGTTTAAGGCAGCTAGATATTGTACATCCCTCATATACTAAAACATGTGTGtccaatgtttgtttttaaaaataatttgagttaTTTGTTGTATTATCATTCCAtgctgaaaaaaagtttaaatcctATGATAAAACCCTGAAAAATGAATATGACATTCATGCCAAAGACAGTTTTATGCATATTTCTCACCGACGCTGTACCCTCTGCTGTTCAGCAAAACTGCTGTTATTCAGGCACAATGCTCCGTAAAATTTTTTAATACATTGCAAATTGCAAAAGAATTGATTTTGCTACTCTTGTTCTATTAGAATaacaaatttaattaaaaaaatcaaatggatCAAACAGTTCACTCTAATCATCTTAATTAGCAGCTTCACACCGACCAAACAGTATCATGTGGAGCGAGGAGAGGCTTTTCCTCTTTGTAAGGAAGCAAGACAATGCAAatttaaacagctttaaaaaaacattggcaacatttttaataatgtatttgtgatttgttttgttttttctaaacaaaGGTGTCAGAAGCATGTACTGCGTAATTAAACAGtgaaaagtaacatttcaacatgttttcttcttttcttctcacATAAAGGAGTTGGTCTTATCTTTCACAGATACACATTGTTTAGATTTGACTGCATTGAATTATCTCAAAGTAAAATCTTCCTTAAGGAAAGGTATTAAAACAGTAGGGTCACAATGGAGCACATGAAAATAGAAAGTGAAGAACACACTTGTCCAAATAGATTAGTAGGTAGGTACTGAAAAGCTTCCAGTATATTCCAGTACATTGCACATGATTTGTACTTAGATTTGTGTctagattttacttttaaccTACATAACACTGCTTTTCTCCAAGTCCCTTCAAAATGTTCTCACTGGACAACAAACAAGTCAAACTAATCTCTTATTCCACACAGACAGAGCCtaatagttttaaattattagcGTGTGTATAAATGGGAACAGGTATTTTACTAAATGGAACAATTGCAAGTTTTAGAGAAATGTGGAAACAGTAAAGTAATGTGAAAACTGCCAAAATGGGCCTTTTCAAACTTTCAGATAAATGTAACATCTATCTTAAcctatttttgtgtaaaaaatcttttaagatttacagtttttcttccttgttggggattttgaaactttttataaGTTTTTCAACTCAATTCTGATACTGGGCAGGATACAAGACAAGTACTCTGTCGACTGAGCCACAGTCTTTCTTAGGACAGCATTTGTAtatctttgttttcatgtttgtcaTACACAATGTGAATGCTCTAAAGAtgacccaaaaacaaaataagaaagagCGGAAAATCAAGTCTGCCATACAAAGAGAGGGGGTTCTGTGGTGTTAGTGGCATTGGCCTGCTCCCTTGGTGAAATTTGAGCTGATAAAGACAGGATGTTGGCAATAATAACAGGAGGAGGTACTGACGCAAAGAACGTCACAGGGATATGGGTAAGCATTTGAGTCTCAAAAGCTGAAATCACTGGTTTCCTGGCATGCTCATGAGGTCAGCCATGGGAGGCATTTTCACAACTTAACCCCCTAAATACCCACTCATGTTGGAAGTTAAGAGTAGTGGGGTGATTTACTGCAACCAGGAGAGAAGTAAACAAGCTGGAAGATTTTCAGTAATTTGTGACTGAGCTAGTGCTTTGCCTGGctactgaaggaaatgttttctttttttttctcagaatgacAGCAGAGGGAAATACATTAATCAGCATCTGTGCTTCTTTGAACAAGTCAAAGCTTTGTGTTGTCAGAGCTGGGGCTGTAACCTGACACTTCTCTTCAAATTGCATGCTCTTTACTTCGAAATGACAGTCTAGACAGTCGATGTGTGAGCCGCTTTCttgtgagggaaaaaaaaagacttagtccttgttacagaaaaaaaataaaaagatacaaTACCCTCCACAATCATTGCTCCCTCTAGTAAAGACTCAtacaaataaccaaaataacTACTGTTATGGAGAATTGGTGACCCAAAGATGGGGGCGGACTGGGACAAAAGAAACAGCCTTGACATCCTTCCATCCCTTCCTTCCATTTGTAAAGGGACTCGTTTCATCTGTTCTCGTCAACAAACTGTGCAGCAGTCTGCTGTCGTCCTCTGATCATGTGAACCTTTAATGCCACATTGGAATTTAGACATTAGAGAAAAGTTAATAACTTGtggtgtttaaaatattaaagcctCATTTAGGTTTTTACCCCATCTTCATTAGGTTTTGTACTTCAACTGttattattctaaataaatactttactattaaataaattgtattaATTGTATACCCATTATGATACGTATGtgttaattttaatgaaaaaattataCTGGGTTTTTCACTTgcttttttatgaaataatacattttgtttaaggCAGCTagatattagaaaaatatgtagTGGCGATACTATTGCTACAATTTGCTATGACAATATTGATTATGATTACTATTATttcccaaaaatatttattacaataatcAACCCATTTTTTCAGAAGTCAGGTTTTACTACTAACTCCAGCTTAATTAATAGCAGCTTCAGACCTCGTGAGTTATCCTTCAAATTTTAGACACATAACTTGTTCCAACACATCAAAATCAAATGTCCCCATTTCAGCTATGGATGACAATCAAAGATGGTGGAGGCTGCTGCATCTATTTGCATTTAAGGTGAGTCTTGGATTTATTTGTTGCAGTGAAAGGAAAAGATGAAACTCCTTCGCTGCAGCTGTAGTGGTCCATACCTCCACTACTCTGaggatttatttactttctgcTACATGCGACGGGTCCATTTCTGATACCTTCACAGAAGCCcacttcaaaaaacaaacaaagaaaaaaaacccctaaactATTGCTTTGACATTGTGGCTTTTTTATGggttacataaaacaaataggAGCAGCATGAGCAATCACAGCTATGGCTGTTGTGCACATGCAGCTgctctggagaaaaaaaaaacgcttttgTTTGTCcacaataataaaatgacaagaatATAAATCTCATCAAGGCTAGAGACACATCAAGTGACAGTTATTCAAGTCTCCGAGCCTCAGATGTCTGTTCAGAAGTTGTGTCGAGTCTGATATGAGTTACAGCCCTCTTAGCATTGTATTTCATGTGTGTACGTTGGTGCGTGTTTGTGTTATGGTTGCACCTTCTTAAGCAGGTGTGAGTCTGTCCTCAGGCTCCCGTCTGCTGCAGATGGAGGCAGCAGTTTAATAATGTAGGAGAGCTTTGAAGCCCCTCTTCTGTCCCGGGATACTATATTCTCCACATTTCCTCCAGGAGTAACTCAAAGGCTTCGTGCCTCAGGCCTCAGTCCTTAAGTAGCTCTCTTGAGCCTATCTTGTAGCGCAGGCCTCGCTCTTGAATTATTTAGTTCGATCTCGTCATAGTTATTCCAGAGGTGATTCATGCATCCAGGAGAGGAACGTCTGCTTCAGTTTAGGGTGAAATAATATGAATTTtacaactgaaaaaataattatatatatatataatttaaaatatatatattatactaatttagcttttaaatagaaatattttatttttgccagcTGTGCTTACATTGTAAGGTGCTATTGAAATGAGAAGAGCaggcagcagaggaggaggatggctGGAGAGCAGCGGTATTCTAGCACAGAGAAACGGTGAATTAACTCAAGGACAAGTGAGCTccgtgaaaaaataaaatgtttttataggtgtgaaaacatgtcagctcaaagagaaaaaaaatgaaaagaagaacaCGGGAGCTGCAACACAGATGGAGGTTTGACTCAATCATTAGCAGTCTCTCACCTCCCACTTTCATGTGCTGTGAAACCTCATCAAGACTTTCTTCTGGATTTCCATGCAGAGTTTGGAGGGAAAGCTTACAGCAAGGccagtttttctttgaattttttatcatttttatgcttcactctcatataaaactgaaatttacTTCTGAGCATaatccaaatacattttttactcCATCGAGCTgtctttttttacagaattgGTTTTCACATGTGTAACTGCTGCTCCATTCTTATCACATATAGAGCATCATGTAACATGTCTCCCTAAAATAGGAGGTCTCGAGTAATCCAATCACCTCGCTAATGGCTTCCAGGAAATAAATGGCTTCCTTCCTTTTATCTCTGTCTACAGAAAGAGCTATGggaccttgcaaaagtatttataaccTTTGCAATAGTTGAGATCATGTCATGTCACAAGCAcaggtttaattttatttgggattttatgagacttgcataccaacacaaagtaatgcataactGTGAAAGGGAATCAGAACTGTTCATAGTTTTCCTttctttgacaaataaaaatcatgaaacTGCAGAGTAAATTTGCATTCAGTGCAACACTTTGTAGAATTTTCTGCAATTGCAGTTGCAAGTCCTGTAGATATATTTGATCAGATTTGCACGTCTTGGCAgaaatttagcattttctttgaaaacagctcaagctcagtcagagtTAGTGAAGAGAATGTATGAACAGCAATTTTTGTTGAGCTGCTAAAAGATTTTAAGTGGATCTCGGTCTAAAGTTCTTCTCAATTGTGTGTCATTCCTCAGTGAAATCCTACATTTctaacatttcattaaaaagcaGCCAGCATCCCTTCTGTTCAAGGCTCCCATATCCTTGATCACTCCTGCAAGGgcatgtttttcttctacaaTAACTTTCTCATTCATTCTGAAGACATGCAACTCCCTCTATCGGCTTGGTGGCTATTACAGAGTTAAATGGTTGAAACCAAAATGGCCCCAAGAATTCATTTCTCTTGCACTTTTCAAACTTACCCCATCATTATGGCAGCAAAACGTTTGGGGACACGAATGGCGTAAGAAGTTTACTCTCGTTTATTCAGACTCACTCTGGTCTCAGTCTACCATTAGTTCCAGGTTCGAGAAGCTCACATTCCAGTAACTCAGAACATCCCTGATATTCTATCATTTCCTTCAAAATTCTGACTCTTTGTTTCAGATTCAGAAACTCATCCATCTCCAATTCCACCGTCTCCCCTGTTCTATCTCTTCAAGCACAATCCTTCATTCATCCATGCTTTTCAGGTATCATCATTCACAGTTATAACATTCAGATATTACTCTTCAAAGAAGTCAACTGATCAGTTTGCTTTCTCTCATCAATTTAATCTCTTCCATCCTAATTCCATCCTCTACCCATATGAGCCAATCTTTATGTTCAGATCAGAATTTCAGCAAGCATTTCATCTCAAGGTCCACGCCTCATTTCAGAATCCCATAATCCAGCCACTTAAGTCTTGTTCTCAAGCCATTTCAGTCAAGTCCGGCATCTCTCTCAAACTTTATTCTGCCTAAGCTTTTGCACAGGAGCCGCCTCTTCAGCATCCAGTCAGGCATCTCCAATCAGACGTTCCTAGTCTTAGTTCGCTGGTTATCACAGGTGTACCTTTCATGCGTCCGCAACATCTTCATTGATTTATTACAAGCCCATTCTCTTCTCTGTTCAGCTTAAATCAGATTCTTTTGGGGATCCCATGTGGGCTCGGGCAAAATAAGACGAGCCGTTTCCCAAAGACCAAACCCCCACACAGAGTCTTCACTTCCCAAGCCCTCCCATCATTCTCCCCAGATGACCAAATCAAGATCATTCATTCCTTCATCCCTTCATCTCTCCTTCCCTTCATCCCTCATCCATTcatcaataaatctttaaacatATACCTTTATGGCATGGTCCTTGCTAGTGAAACTAAACTTACAAGTTCAGTTAGAAGAAATAGCCTACTAGTTTGACTCTTTTtatgaagccaaaaaaaaaaaaagtacagaaatTGAAGTTATTGAAATCCACTTTCAATAACTGAAGGGAAACATCACCCCCATTCTGGCTGTTATTTTCCCAATCATCCTGTTCTGGATTAGGCGTGCTCTTTTATTGACAGACAGCCTCAAGCTCCAAAAATCAACCTATTTTCATAACAATATGTATTTATGCACACATTTGTCTTCCTCCCCTGATACCTCCAGTATGATCTAATAATTCCAAATTTGATTTCCCTGTGGTTCCTTCTTAACTTCTTGTGGCCTAGGGCACACACGAAATTTGAGGCAAGAGCACTCAGAAGTGGGGCTCGTGCTCCCCTGTGAGTCAGAGGATGGGTCTATTTGTGGAATTATTTCTCCTTCTGTCTGCAGCATCCACAAAGGCGGCTGAGCTCTGGCCAGAGTGCATGTGAGGTTGTAACTGGAGCATCACAGAGGAAGGCAGAGGGGACTCTGGTGAGGCTCTTTTCGCTGAGCTTCAGGCAAGGACAGAGTTAAAAGCAGAGCCAGAAGTGAGGGAACACGCTGTGCTGATGTTGCACACTGAGTATTGTTTCCGCTTTGGACTGGTGATTAGACAGGGAGTCTTGTGTGTCTGCTATTGATCACAGTCTCTGCGAAGAGGCTTCCTGCATGGACTGGTCTATCCAAATGGTCGCCCTCGACAGGCAATGTAGGAGGGCAGCCTGCCTCCTGACGTCAAAGTAGACCAGGACTGAGCTGCACATGACATGTGCAGAAAGGAGTGGGAGGCTGAATGAAGCACACTCATGAGTCAGAGTGTGGACACAAGAAAGCTACTTATAATGACAGGCTTTCAGCTTGAGCTCATAATGCATTCACTCTTTTGTTGTCAGTGCTATCGTTGCTGAAGAAAACATGGATGGAAAGGATTAGAAACAAAGCGCAATTATATCTCTGTACCGTTGATGAAGTCCAGTATATAAAAGACTGATACAAAGGAGAGCACAGCCTTTTCACTATTGTACGGCAGTCAAATTTTATCATTTACAAGCAGAGGTCGATTATCTCCAATATCTTAAAAGAGATATACACATATAAAAACCTAGAGCAATTTTAGAGTAACCATTCTGTCTTATAGTGTCACTCTACAAACATGCATCTGTATGTAACCTGgatagtaaaaacataaaagatgtATAAGATAATAAATAGCAAGGATAAGTTAATTTAGTATATCCTTTTGTTTCAAGTAACAACTCAAAGTTcatataaagttaataaaaatatgtttgcattgtttaaaataagttatctTTACTTTGTGGGGAATTGCCagtgaaaattgtattttcctATGGGAGTACGGTCTGTGAAGGTAGCACAGgggtgaagagaaaaaaacagcgaAGAAGAGCGTAGGAGAGAGTTGGTTGAGCGGGAGAGGTGATAGCGGAGGAGGAGCAGTTAGCTGGTTTCGAAGTAAGTAAGCTGAGACTTGTAAGGAGAagttataatatacagtatgcAAGTTAGCAGGACACAGTAGAGTTTCAAAGAGAAGCTGTTGGTCtgtatgtttgtttctttgccGCTGTATTTACTCGGGAGTTAGAGCGAAGCTAACCTAGCTGTTCGCTAACATGGACTACTGTAGGCCGCTGTTTCGCTGCTAGAGTGGAACTTAAAGGTTTACAGAAGATCGTTACCGGATTGGATAACGAGAGCCGGACCCCAGATAGTCACTCTGAGTGCCCGCGTCGCTCAGAGTACCTCTGGCAATGTGGGAAACGAGGACCCGGACCCCAGATAGTCACTCTGAGTGCCCGCGTCGCTCAGAGTACCTCTGGCAATGTGGGAAACGAGGACCCGGACCCCAGATAGTCACTCTGAGTGCCCGCGTCGCTCAGAGTACCTCTGGCAATGTGGGAAACGAGGACCCGGACCCCAGATAGTCACTCTGAGTGCCCGCGTCGCTCAGAGTACCTCTGGCAACTTGGGAACTGAGGGCCAGTAGATGTGGAGCACGTGGAGAGCACATGGAAACCGCACAATTGTATCATTCCTGAACCGCTGTTTCTTCGGATCGCTTTAAGGTCCTTCTGAACACAGGACGAAGTATTGCCCGGATTCATCTGTGGAAAATCACGATTACACAAGGTACTGAGTTgtactttaatattttgctCATTGAGTGAAGAGGCTCTGGACTGTTGAGTCGGTGGGATTCCTACATACATGAGCATCTGAACAGGCCTGCAACGTAGAGTACATTTTCTGCCGGCATTAGGTTAGGTTTTTACAATAGTGGGTTATATAACTGGTGTTTACACTGTATGTGCAGATTCATTG from Xiphophorus maculatus strain JP 163 A chromosome 2, X_maculatus-5.0-male, whole genome shotgun sequence carries:
- the fbxl22 gene encoding F-box and leucine-rich protein 22 codes for the protein MHLTQLNRECLLHLFSFLDKDSRRSLSLTCCQLREVYLDPCLWNLLHFSSPCQLRWDNYVLGSSLRYLTICWYSSRVQLVCNIEDWLKSSFQKDICSKHDSLVSTFLAHVCHMCPNLLTLTLSGCAHITDQDVVSVLQRCKKLRSLRLENCVRITDRSLQGVAEHGDNLEEVRVDFCRNITKAGLQSCKEMRPVIQLTAERSADMIPDNKPEEKEPLSKALQKFLLYS